The Anolis carolinensis isolate JA03-04 chromosome 2, rAnoCar3.1.pri, whole genome shotgun sequence genome has a window encoding:
- the LOC134296830 gene encoding zinc finger protein 850-like, with product MEEMNGIVDSLVDNGEKSHVCTKYRKHLGHNWAFRRDQQAHREDGGSARERPDKCNVCGQCFTQNMALVLHKTLDVGKSHLKGKVSAKCVVKHKKFHMGQEPYRCQECGKCFVSSSALVRLKRIHTGEKPHQCQECGKCFTASSDLVKHKRLHTGEKPYQCQECGKCFACSSTLVGHKRLHTGEKPYKCQECGKCFAESSALVSHKRLHTGEKPYQCQECGKCFACSSTLVGHKRLHTGEKPYQCQECGKCFTDSSALLIHKRVHTREKPYKCEECGKCSVSHSDLLKHKRLHTGEKPYKCQECGKCSVSHSDLLKHKRLHTGEKPYQCQECGKCFTDSSALLIHKRVHTREKPYKCEECGKCSVSHSDLLKHKRLHTGEKPYKCQECGKCFAYSSHLVKHKRVHTREKPYECQECGKCFAFSSALVRHKRLHTGEKPYQCQECGKCFTDSSALLIHKRVHTREKPYKCEECGKCSVSHSDLVKHKRLHTGEKPYKCQECGKCFADSSNLMSHKRLHTGEKPHQCQECGKCFAYSSHLVKHKRVHTREKPYECQECGKCFAFSSALVRHKRLHTGEKPHQCQECGKCFAFSSALVRHKRLHTGEKPHQCQECGKCFAESSALLSHKRVHTREKPYKCQECGKCFAFSSALVRHKRLHTGEKPYECPECGKCFTRTSSLNQHQRTHTG from the exons atggaggagatgaatgggattgtggactctctcg tagataacggggagaagagccatgtatgcaccaagtacaggaagcatttgggacacaactgggcctttcgtcgagaccagcaagcccacagagaagatggaggttctgccagagaaaggcccgacaaatgcaatgtatgtgggcagtgttttacccaaaatatggcacttgtgcttcacaagacacttgatgttgggaaaagccatcttaaagggaaagtatctgcaaaatgtgtggtgaaaCACAAGAAATTTCACATGGGTCAGGAACCATAcagatgccaggagtgtgggaagtgttttgtttccagttcagccttggtgaggctcaaaagaatccacacaggagagaagccacaccaatgccaggagtgtgggaaatgttttactgccagttcagacttggtgaaacacaaaagactccacacaggagagaagccataccagtgccaggagtgtgggaaatgttttgcttgcagttcaaccttggtgggccacaaaagactccacacaggagaaaagccatacaaatgccaggagtgtgggaaatgttttgctgaaagttcagccttggtgagccacaaaagactccacacaggagagaagccataccaatgccaggagtgtgggaaatgttttgcttgcagttcaaccttggtgggccacaaaagactccacacaggagaaaagccataccaatgccaggagtgtgggaaatgttttactgacagttcagccttgttgatccacaaaagagtccacaccagggagaagccatacaaatgtgaggagtgtgggaaatgttctgtttcccattcagacttgttgaagcacaaaagactccatacaggagagaagccatacaaatgccaggagtgtgggaaatgttctgtttcccattcagacttgttgaagcacaaaagactccatacaggagagaagccataccaatgccaggagtgtgggaaatgttttactgacagttcagccttgttgatccacaaaagagtccacaccagggagaagccatacaaatgtgaggagtgtgggaaatgttctgtttcccattcagacttgttgaagcacaaaagactccatacaggagagaagccatacaaatgccaggagtgtgggaaatgttttgcttacagttcacacttggtgaaacacaaaagagtccacacgagggagaagccatacgaatgccaggagtgtgggaaatgttttgctttcagttcagccttggtgaggcacaaaagactccatacaggagagaagccataccaatgccaggagtgtgggaaatgttttactgacagttcagccttgttgatccacaaaagagtccacaccagggagaagccatacaaatgtgaggagtgtgggaaatgttctgtttcccattcagacttggtgaaacacaaaagactccacacaggagagaagccatacaaatgccaggagtgtgggaaatgttttgctgacagttcaaacttgatgagccacaaaagactccacacaggagagaagccacaccaatgccaggagtgtgggaaatgttttgcttacagttcacacttggtgaaacacaaaagagtccacacgagggagaagccatacgaatgccaggagtgtgggaaatgttttgctttcagttcagccttggtgaggcacaaaagactccacacaggagagaagccacaccaatgtcaggagtgtgggaaatgttttgctttcagttcagccttggtgaggcacaaaagactccacacaggagagaagccacaccaatgtcaggagtgtgggaaatgttttgctgaaagttcagccttgttgagccacaaaagagtccacaccagggagaagccatacaaatgccaggagtgtgggaaatgttttgctttcagttcagccttggtgaggcacaaaagactccacacaggagagaagccatacgaaTGCcctgaatgtggaaaatgttttactcgGACTTCATCCCTTAACCAGCACCAGAGAACACATACAGGctaa